The Equus quagga isolate Etosha38 chromosome 12, UCLA_HA_Equagga_1.0, whole genome shotgun sequence genome includes a region encoding these proteins:
- the HSPA14 gene encoding heat shock 70 kDa protein 14 — protein sequence MAAIGVHLGCTSACVAVYKDGRADVVANDAGDRVTPAVVAYSENEEVVGLAAKQSRIRNISNTVMKVKQILGRSSDDPQAQKYIMESKCLVIEKNGKLRYEIDTGEETKFVNPEDVARLIFSKMKETAHSVLGSDANDVVITVPFDFGEKQKNALGEAARAAGFNVLRLIHEPSAALLAYGIGQDSPTGKSNILVFKLGGTSLSISVMEVNSGIYRVLSTNTDDNIGGTHFTETLAQYLASEFQRSFKHDVRGNARAMMKLMNSADIAKHSLSTLGSANCFLDSLYEGQDFDCNVSRARFELLCSPLFNKCIEAIRELLEQSGFTADDINKVVLCGGSSRIPRLQQLIKDLFPAVELLNSIPPDEVIPIGAAIEAGILIGKENLLVEDSLKIECSAKDILVKGVDASGANSFTVLFPSGTPLPARRQHTLQAPGSISSVCLELYESEGKNSANEENKFAQVVLQDLDKKENGLRDILAVLTMKRDGSLHVTCTDQETGRCEAITVEVAS from the exons ATGGCGGCCATCGGAGTTCACCTAGGCTGCACCTCAGCCTGCGTGGCCGTCTATAAG GATGGCCGGGCTGATGTGGTTGCAAATGATGCAGGTGACCGAGTTACCCCAGCTGTTGTTGCTTACTCAGAAAATGAAGAG GTTGTTGGATTGGCAGCAAAGCAAAGtagaataagaaatatttcaaatacagtAATGAAAGTAAAGCAGATCCTTGGCAGAAG CTCTGATGATCCGCAGGCTCAGAAATACATCATGGAAAGTAAATGTTTA GTCattgaaaaaaatgggaaattacGATATGAAATAGATactggagaagaaacaaaatttgttAACCCAGAAGATGTTGCCAGACTGATATTTAGTAAAATGAAAG AAACAGCACATTCTGTCTTGGGCTCAGATGCAAATGATGTAGTTATTACTGTTCCCTTTGATtttggagaaaagcaaaaaaacgCTCTTGG GGAAGCAGCCAGAGCTGCTGGGTTTAATGTTTTGCGGTTAATCCATGAACCATCTGCAGCTCTTCTGGCTTATGGAATTGGACAAGACTCCCCCACTGGAAAAAG CAATATTTTGGTGTTTAAACTTGGAGGAACATCCTTATCTATCAGTGTCATGGAAGTTAACAGTGGAATCTATCGTGTTCTTTCAACAAACACTGACGATAACATTGGAGGTACACATTTCACAGAAACCTTAGCGCAGTATCTAGCTTCCGAGTTTCAGCG ATCCTTCAAACATGACGTGAGAGGAAATGCCCGAGCCATGATGAAATTGATGAACAGTGCTGACATTGCAAAGCACTCTCTGTCAACCTTGGGGAGTGCCAATTGTTTCCTTGACTCATTATATGAAGGTCAAGATTTTGACTGCAATGTGTCCAG agcAAGATTTGAACTTCTCTGTTCTCCACTTTTTAATAAGTGTATAGAAGCAATCAGAGAACTCTTAGAACAAAGTGGATTTACAGCAGATGATATCAACAAG gttGTCCTTTGTGGAGGGTCTTCTCGAATCCCAAGGCTACAGCAACTGATTAAAGACCTTTTCCCAGCTGTCGAGCTTCTAAATTCTATCCCTCCTGATGAGGTTATCCCTATTGGTGCAGCTATAGAAGCAGGAATTCTTATTGGGAAGGAAAACCTTTTAGTGGAAGACTCTCTTAAGATAGAGTGTTCAGCCAAAGACATTTTAGTCAAG GGAGTTGATGCATCAGGAGCCAACAGTTTCACAGTACTGTTTCCATCAGGGACCCCTTTGCCAGCTCGTAGACAACACACGTTACAAGCCCCTGGAAGTATATCTTCGGTGTGCCTTGAACTCTACGAGTCTGAGGGAAAAAACTctgcaaatgaggaaaacaaatttGCACAG GTTGTACTCCAGGATttagataaaaaggaaaatggattaCGTGATATATTAGCTGTTCTTACTATGAAAAG GGATGGATCCTTACACGTGACGTGCACAGATCAAGAGACTGGAAGATGTGAAGCCATCACTGTTGAGGTGGCATCTTAG